Proteins from a single region of Natranaerobius trueperi:
- the gcvPA gene encoding aminomethyl-transferring glycine dehydrogenase subunit GcvPA, whose translation MSENRRAFPYIPSTAPGMKEKLLNEVGLSSVEDIYQEIPERLRFEGRLNIPEPIESEYQLKRHVRNILSNNESTDEYVSFLGGGTWKHYVPSVCDTIASQDEFLTAYVGDAYADKGKFHALFESCSMIGDLVEMDVVTTPTYDWANAVAFSCGMAERITGRKEIILPKNMSPRRLEVVKNYAKKGLTIKYIDFDPKTGLLDLDSLEQQLSSNTAAVYFENPTYMGVIEVQGQKISDLAHNVGAEVIVGVDPSSLGVIAPPSRYGADIVCGDLQPLGMHMEWGGGLAGFIASRDEEKYVSEYPTLLFGVTTTQREGEYGFGHVAFERTSYAHREEGKDYIGTTTALYGIVAGVYLALMGPKGMKELGTGIMERVHYATQKLNEIDKVKVPRLNGEPFKEFIVDFNDTGKTVSEINKQLRKRGIFGGHDLSEEFPSMKNCALYCITEIHSKQDIDYLVHSIADIVEEK comes from the coding sequence GTGTCGGAGAATAGGAGAGCTTTTCCTTACATTCCTAGTACTGCTCCGGGGATGAAAGAAAAACTTTTGAACGAAGTTGGTCTTTCGAGTGTGGAAGATATATATCAAGAGATACCAGAAAGGTTACGGTTTGAGGGTCGATTAAATATTCCAGAACCTATTGAATCTGAATATCAGTTAAAGCGACATGTTCGAAATATATTATCTAATAATGAGTCTACAGATGAGTACGTAAGTTTTTTAGGTGGAGGAACTTGGAAACATTATGTACCATCTGTTTGTGACACAATTGCATCGCAAGATGAATTTTTAACTGCGTATGTTGGTGATGCATACGCAGATAAAGGTAAGTTTCATGCTTTATTTGAGTCTTGTAGCATGATCGGTGATTTAGTAGAGATGGATGTAGTTACAACACCCACATATGATTGGGCAAATGCAGTTGCTTTTTCATGTGGTATGGCTGAGAGAATAACAGGTAGAAAAGAAATTATCTTACCTAAAAATATGAGTCCTAGGCGTTTAGAAGTAGTGAAAAATTATGCTAAAAAAGGACTCACTATCAAGTATATAGACTTTGATCCAAAAACTGGCCTATTAGACCTTGATAGTTTAGAACAACAACTTTCTTCTAATACAGCTGCAGTTTACTTTGAAAACCCAACATATATGGGTGTAATTGAAGTACAAGGTCAGAAAATTTCAGATTTGGCACATAATGTAGGTGCAGAAGTGATAGTAGGTGTTGATCCTAGTTCACTCGGAGTTATAGCACCTCCGTCTAGGTATGGTGCAGATATAGTTTGTGGTGATCTTCAGCCTTTAGGAATGCACATGGAATGGGGTGGTGGTTTAGCTGGGTTTATTGCCTCTAGAGATGAAGAAAAATATGTTAGTGAATATCCTACACTGTTATTTGGTGTCACCACTACCCAAAGAGAAGGAGAATACGGATTTGGGCATGTAGCTTTTGAAAGAACTTCTTATGCTCACCGCGAAGAAGGAAAGGACTATATTGGAACTACTACAGCTTTATACGGTATCGTAGCAGGAGTGTATTTAGCCTTAATGGGTCCTAAAGGTATGAAAGAGTTAGGCACAGGAATTATGGAGAGGGTTCACTATGCAACCCAAAAGTTAAATGAAATAGATAAAGTTAAGGTACCTAGGTTAAACGGAGAACCTTTCAAAGAGTTTATAGTTGATTTTAATGATACAGGAAAAACAGTGAGTGAAATAAATAAGCAGTTAAGAAAACGAGGTATATTTGGTGGTCATGATCTAAGTGAGGAATTTCCTTCTATGAAAAATTGTGCTCTTTATTGTATTACTGAGATTCATAGTAAACAAGATATTGACTATTTGGTACACTCTATAGCTGATATTGTAGAAGAGAAATAG
- a CDS encoding ATP-NAD kinase family protein — MKIGLIVNPIAGMGGRVGLKGTDGQDILEQAISKGAVPEASLKTKKALTKLVSLGDDVELVTYPLDMGENPVKEAGLSPKVIEIEKSTLLGKTTPEDTVKGAQKLLEYGVDLLIFSGGDGTARNIYDAIGTKIPTIGIPAGVKIHSAVFGTSPDRAGELVLEYCKGNKVPVREREVMDIDEKAFRAGRVSAELHGYLQVPEREGLVQSLKSSGGPGEGVATTHIADHVIAYMKKDTYYLIGPGTTTRRIMERLGLDYTLLGVDIVYNNELICKDAGEREILDIILGKNAHIVVTIIGGQGYIFGRGNQQFSPSVLKEVKKRNITVIAPQEKLASLGGESLLIDTGDSDINHYLSGYYRVVVGYEREIMYPAKG, encoded by the coding sequence ATGAAAATAGGGCTAATCGTGAATCCAATAGCAGGAATGGGTGGACGAGTTGGTTTAAAAGGAACTGATGGACAGGATATATTAGAACAGGCAATTTCTAAAGGGGCTGTTCCTGAGGCTTCTTTAAAAACAAAAAAAGCTCTTACAAAGCTAGTGTCTCTAGGTGATGATGTAGAGCTTGTGACATATCCTTTAGATATGGGTGAAAACCCTGTTAAGGAAGCGGGTCTATCACCTAAAGTGATAGAAATTGAAAAAAGTACATTACTTGGAAAAACTACACCTGAAGATACAGTTAAAGGAGCTCAAAAGCTATTAGAATATGGTGTGGATCTACTTATCTTTTCTGGGGGAGATGGTACAGCAAGAAATATATATGATGCTATCGGTACTAAGATACCTACTATTGGTATACCTGCTGGTGTAAAAATCCACTCAGCAGTATTTGGAACTTCTCCAGACAGGGCTGGTGAACTTGTTTTAGAATATTGTAAAGGAAACAAGGTACCTGTTAGAGAAAGAGAAGTGATGGATATTGATGAAAAAGCATTTCGTGCTGGTAGAGTATCAGCAGAGTTACACGGTTATTTACAAGTACCAGAGCGAGAGGGGTTAGTACAAAGCTTAAAATCTTCAGGGGGACCAGGTGAAGGTGTAGCCACCACTCATATTGCTGATCATGTGATAGCTTATATGAAAAAGGACACCTATTATTTGATTGGTCCTGGAACAACTACTAGAAGAATCATGGAAAGATTAGGTTTAGATTATACACTACTAGGTGTTGATATCGTTTATAATAACGAGCTAATTTGTAAAGATGCTGGTGAAAGAGAAATATTAGACATTATTTTAGGTAAAAATGCTCATATAGTAGTTACAATAATAGGAGGGCAAGGATATATCTTTGGAAGAGGAAACCAACAATTTAGTCCATCAGTGTTAAAAGAAGTAAAAAAGAGAAATATTACAGTTATTGCTCCTCAAGAAAAGCTAGCTTCTCTAGGCGGTGAGTCATTGCTTATAGATACCGGTGATAGTGATATAAACCACTACCTTTCAGGTTATTATAGAGTAGTGGTAGGCTATGAAAGAGAGATTATGTACCCAGCAAAGGGTTAA
- the gcvPB gene encoding aminomethyl-transferring glycine dehydrogenase subunit GcvPB, with protein sequence MGNSQTGKLRRNFHQACWDEPMIYEMSSPGVRGILVPEAEQEIKDKAGDVTKKIPEFMRREEESDLPEVSQKHVLMHYKHLAQETMGSNITNDISEGTCTMKYNPRINEVLVKEPKFSELHPLQDEDTVQGILEIYYRMEQMFCEITGMDRATFQPGGGNHAVYNAASVVRAYHEANGEGEQRDEIITTIYSHPCNAASPDTAGYKVITIYPDESGFPDIEAIREAASERTAAIFMTNPEDIGLYNPRADEIVKIIKDVGGLCYYDQANANAFLGIARARDAGFDMCHFNVHKTLGTPHGCSGPGNGAFACTEELAKFLPKPTVEYDGSKYYLNYNRPNSYGKVRDFYGTAGVVLRAYAWIRAMGAEGLRETSEVSVINNNYLYEKLIKEIPDLDYCYSDNGHRRQEQVRYTWEKLKEKTGIGTTEIHDRVADYGVQHYWESHEPWVIPEPMTLEPCETYSKDDLDEYIELLKQITKEAYENPDMLKNAPHRAATAKRNDESSLNDPDKWALTWRAYLRKHGKN encoded by the coding sequence ATGGGTAATAGCCAGACGGGAAAATTAAGAAGAAATTTCCATCAAGCTTGCTGGGACGAACCTATGATTTACGAAATGTCCTCTCCTGGGGTGAGAGGTATATTAGTCCCGGAAGCTGAGCAGGAAATTAAAGATAAAGCTGGTGATGTCACTAAAAAGATCCCAGAGTTTATGAGACGAGAAGAAGAATCAGATCTACCTGAAGTATCACAAAAACATGTATTGATGCATTATAAACATCTAGCTCAAGAAACAATGGGATCTAATATCACTAATGATATTAGTGAAGGAACATGTACTATGAAATATAATCCACGGATTAATGAGGTTTTAGTAAAGGAACCTAAGTTTAGTGAACTACATCCTCTTCAAGACGAAGATACAGTTCAGGGAATCTTAGAAATATATTATCGTATGGAACAAATGTTTTGTGAAATAACAGGTATGGATAGAGCTACCTTCCAGCCAGGTGGAGGAAACCATGCAGTCTATAATGCTGCTAGTGTAGTAAGAGCTTACCATGAGGCTAACGGAGAAGGAGAACAGCGTGATGAGATTATAACTACAATCTATTCTCATCCTTGTAATGCAGCATCTCCAGATACAGCAGGATATAAAGTAATTACTATATATCCTGATGAGAGCGGGTTTCCGGATATAGAAGCTATTAGAGAAGCAGCTTCTGAAAGAACTGCTGCTATCTTTATGACTAACCCTGAAGATATTGGTCTATACAATCCACGTGCTGATGAGATTGTAAAAATCATTAAAGATGTTGGTGGTCTTTGTTACTATGACCAAGCTAATGCCAATGCTTTTTTAGGTATTGCTAGAGCGAGAGATGCTGGCTTTGATATGTGTCACTTTAATGTTCATAAGACCTTAGGAACTCCTCATGGATGTTCAGGTCCTGGAAATGGTGCCTTTGCTTGTACCGAAGAACTAGCTAAATTCTTACCTAAACCTACTGTAGAGTACGATGGAAGTAAGTACTATTTAAATTATAATCGTCCTAATAGTTATGGTAAGGTACGTGATTTCTATGGTACAGCAGGGGTAGTGTTACGAGCATATGCTTGGATTAGAGCTATGGGAGCTGAAGGATTACGAGAAACATCAGAGGTATCAGTTATTAACAATAATTATCTATATGAGAAGTTAATAAAAGAAATCCCCGATCTAGATTATTGCTATAGTGATAATGGTCATCGTAGGCAAGAACAGGTTAGATATACTTGGGAGAAACTAAAAGAAAAAACAGGTATCGGTACAACAGAAATACATGATAGGGTAGCTGATTATGGTGTTCAGCATTATTGGGAAAGTCACGAACCATGGGTGATTCCTGAACCTATGACCCTTGAACCATGTGAGACTTACTCTAAAGATGATCTAGATGAATATATTGAGCTATTAAAGCAGATCACAAAAGAAGCCTATGAAAACCCTGATATGTTAAAGAATGCTCCTCATAGAGCAGCAACTGCTAAACGAAATGATGAGTCCTCTTTAAATGACCCTGATAAATGGGCACTTACATGGAGAGCTTATTTACGTAAACATGGGAAAAACTAG